The following proteins are encoded in a genomic region of Comamonas resistens:
- a CDS encoding PepSY-associated TM helix domain-containing protein, with the protein MGTTASGRGAGQGRFRQAQAWLHTWCGLWFSWLLFAIFLTGTLAVFEEPISHWMTPEHHAEEAAARHAAPGDSGGTMAQRLAWGLAYMEQHHPGAEMWELWPADARGAGNLTVYWFDAARAYAQARLDPVTGEALSARPKTGRDTLGGHHFVDFHYRLHAGNVGLWLVGIAALAMLVALVSGVITHRRIFQDFFTFRPRKGQRSWLDAHNAAGVLTLPFQLMIVYTGLAISGVSFMPTGVHAFFCEGKDGVRAYYAALNEPGKPARSGQPMAVPDLEPFVQRGQQLMGQPVRAVVIEHPGDAQARIGVYGWNDEESLLRRLNENSGMALFSAATGELLQVRLPGQVDGGGAALAKSVMGSLHTLKYGGLALKWLYFLCGLAGSAMLATGAVLFMVKRRSRHQGEFGRATARVYRWIEALNVAAIAGLALACIGYLWANRLLPLDLAHRHDGELAVFFGLWLLALMHGLCRPPVAAWKEQLAALAALCLLLPVLNGLSVGDHVLAQIDRGDWESAGVELVALSFGVLALLALRAMSQPKVARVPTHQKVGQLKPQEQRGEGV; encoded by the coding sequence ATGGGTACCACCGCTTCTGGTCGCGGCGCGGGTCAGGGCCGCTTTCGCCAGGCGCAGGCCTGGTTGCACACCTGGTGCGGACTGTGGTTTTCGTGGTTGCTGTTCGCCATCTTTCTGACTGGCACGCTGGCAGTGTTCGAGGAGCCCATCAGCCACTGGATGACGCCTGAGCACCATGCCGAAGAAGCAGCTGCGCGGCACGCAGCACCGGGAGACAGCGGGGGCACCATGGCTCAGCGCCTGGCATGGGGGCTGGCGTATATGGAGCAGCATCATCCTGGCGCAGAGATGTGGGAGCTGTGGCCGGCCGATGCACGGGGCGCGGGCAATCTGACCGTGTACTGGTTTGATGCCGCCCGTGCCTATGCCCAGGCGCGCCTGGATCCGGTGACCGGCGAAGCTCTGTCGGCCCGCCCCAAGACGGGGCGCGACACGCTGGGCGGTCACCATTTTGTCGATTTTCACTACCGGCTGCATGCTGGGAATGTGGGGCTGTGGCTAGTGGGCATTGCCGCTTTGGCCATGCTCGTGGCTCTGGTGAGCGGGGTCATCACGCACCGGCGCATCTTTCAGGATTTCTTCACCTTCCGCCCGCGCAAGGGGCAGCGCAGCTGGTTGGACGCTCACAACGCCGCCGGCGTGCTGACCTTGCCCTTTCAGCTGATGATTGTCTATACCGGCCTTGCGATCTCCGGCGTGAGCTTTATGCCGACAGGCGTACATGCTTTTTTTTGCGAGGGCAAGGACGGGGTCCGGGCTTATTACGCGGCGTTGAACGAGCCCGGCAAGCCGGCGCGCTCCGGCCAACCCATGGCCGTGCCGGATCTGGAGCCATTCGTGCAGCGTGGCCAACAGCTCATGGGCCAGCCCGTGCGAGCCGTGGTGATTGAGCACCCCGGTGATGCACAGGCCCGTATTGGCGTATATGGCTGGAACGATGAGGAAAGTCTGCTGCGGCGCCTGAACGAGAACAGCGGCATGGCCCTGTTTTCGGCTGCGACTGGCGAGTTGCTCCAGGTGCGGCTGCCAGGCCAGGTGGATGGCGGCGGTGCTGCGCTGGCGAAGTCCGTCATGGGCAGCTTGCACACACTGAAGTACGGCGGGCTGGCGCTCAAGTGGCTGTACTTTCTGTGCGGCCTGGCGGGCTCGGCCATGCTGGCCACAGGGGCCGTGCTGTTCATGGTCAAGCGCCGCTCCAGGCACCAGGGCGAGTTTGGCCGGGCCACGGCCAGGGTGTACCGGTGGATAGAGGCGCTGAATGTGGCTGCCATTGCCGGGCTGGCGCTGGCCTGCATTGGCTATCTATGGGCCAACCGCCTGCTGCCGCTGGATCTGGCGCATCGCCATGACGGGGAGCTGGCCGTGTTCTTTGGTCTGTGGTTGCTGGCACTGATGCACGGCCTGTGCCGACCACCCGTTGCGGCCTGGAAAGAGCAACTGGCGGCCCTGGCCGCCCTGTGCCTGCTGCTGCCTGTGCTCAATGGCCTGTCCGTGGGCGACCATGTGCTGGCCCAGATAGATCGCGGCGACTGGGAAAGCGCCGGGGTGGAGTTGGTAGCGCTCAGTTTTGGCGTGCTGGCTTTGCTGGCGTTGCGCGCAATGTCCCAACCCAAGGTAGCCAGAGTCCCTACACATCAAAAGGTAGGGCAGCTGAAGCCACAGGAGCAGAGGGGAGAGGGCGTATGA
- a CDS encoding TonB-dependent siderophore receptor has translation MPAFEASRPVFHPVAQAVRLAVLGCTLAAGAAHSAQPASASAASATVQSYQIAAGPLGRALAQVAAASGVALSFDPALTQGLSSPAVVGSFTPHEALRRLLASSPLVLVQRPDGSYSLQKQPAAPVSREEASLAEVQVTALVERSAETEGTGSYTQTGPSRTATGLGLSLRETPQSVSVMTRQRMDDFQLETLTEVLEQTPGIGVYRQNNATDFQARGSTVNLQVDGMAQLTNGWYFVTSTMYALDDMAEMDRVEVLKGSSGLVVGKGGYGATVNVVRKRPTREFQASMRVNAGSWDTYRAQADVSGALNETGTLRGRVVASMTDAGSFRDHEKSRSKMLFGTLEADLTPDTQVNLGFTLRQREARGFGTTRPNQRYTSSGAEVAWLPGSFNNGAPWSGYEQQSSELFGSIEQRLAHDWTATLKFFHQRVTMDDMTLGYLWNSTTAAYLPWQDVENRNWSVNLDVKGPFTLLGRTHELLAGVGMSRYHSGLLYGSSKNASLANLGLVYAQGGGALLRPDFSNWKYDRHEFNQRQRYAYAAGRFRLSDPLQLIAGLRVTQYRQQDVTPTWWNYDMRETVNTPYAGLVYELNPNVSLYGSYATIFQPQSAQDEQGRVLDPEQGKTYEVGAKGEFFDKRLNASIAHFWMKTINTAQETGGFTPGGDMAYRAVNSATRHGWELELSGELARGWQVQGSLVQQNNSLSSASLYPKHQLKLGSSYRFDHGALRGLTVGASTRWQSKTSVSDSHNSLGQKSYAVLDLMARYQVDKHLSFSLNVNNALDKQYFSGVSSLGGLYYTWGAPRSVSLGARYDF, from the coding sequence ATGCCCGCTTTCGAGGCTTCGCGCCCTGTTTTTCATCCGGTGGCCCAGGCTGTGCGTCTGGCCGTGCTTGGCTGCACCCTGGCGGCTGGCGCTGCCCATTCGGCCCAACCAGCATCCGCATCTGCGGCCTCAGCAACTGTCCAGAGCTACCAGATTGCCGCCGGCCCACTGGGTCGTGCGTTGGCGCAGGTGGCTGCGGCCTCTGGTGTGGCCCTGTCGTTTGACCCCGCGCTGACGCAGGGACTGAGCAGCCCCGCCGTCGTTGGCAGTTTCACGCCCCATGAAGCGCTGCGGCGCCTGCTGGCAAGTAGCCCACTTGTCCTGGTGCAGCGCCCCGACGGGAGCTACAGCCTGCAAAAGCAGCCCGCCGCACCAGTCTCCCGTGAGGAGGCCAGTCTGGCCGAGGTACAGGTGACAGCGCTGGTTGAGCGCAGCGCAGAAACGGAAGGCACGGGAAGCTATACCCAGACTGGCCCCAGCCGCACGGCTACGGGGCTGGGTCTGTCGCTGCGCGAGACGCCGCAATCGGTGAGCGTGATGACCCGCCAGCGCATGGATGACTTCCAGCTTGAGACATTGACCGAGGTGCTGGAGCAGACACCGGGCATCGGCGTCTATCGCCAGAACAATGCCACCGATTTTCAGGCCCGTGGCTCGACGGTGAACCTGCAGGTCGATGGAATGGCCCAGCTCACCAATGGTTGGTACTTTGTCACCAGCACCATGTACGCGCTGGACGATATGGCGGAAATGGACCGTGTCGAAGTGCTAAAAGGCTCGTCAGGTCTGGTCGTGGGCAAGGGCGGCTATGGCGCCACCGTCAATGTGGTTCGCAAGCGCCCCACACGCGAGTTCCAGGCCAGCATGCGGGTCAATGCGGGCAGTTGGGACACCTATCGTGCCCAGGCCGATGTGAGCGGTGCGCTCAACGAGACCGGAACGTTGCGTGGGCGTGTGGTGGCGTCCATGACGGATGCAGGCAGTTTTCGCGACCACGAAAAAAGCCGCAGCAAGATGCTGTTTGGCACGCTGGAAGCGGACCTGACGCCCGATACGCAGGTGAATCTGGGCTTCACCCTGCGCCAGCGCGAGGCCCGCGGTTTCGGCACGACCCGCCCCAACCAGCGCTACACCAGCAGCGGCGCGGAAGTGGCATGGTTGCCGGGCTCGTTCAACAACGGCGCACCCTGGTCGGGCTATGAGCAGCAGAGCAGCGAGCTGTTCGGCAGCATCGAGCAGCGACTGGCTCATGACTGGACGGCAACGCTCAAGTTCTTCCATCAGCGTGTGACCATGGACGACATGACGCTGGGCTATCTGTGGAACAGCACGACAGCGGCCTACCTGCCCTGGCAGGACGTGGAAAACCGCAACTGGTCGGTGAATCTGGACGTCAAAGGCCCGTTCACCCTGCTGGGCCGCACCCATGAGCTGCTGGCTGGCGTGGGCATGTCGCGCTACCACAGCGGTCTGCTCTATGGCAGCTCGAAGAATGCTTCGCTGGCCAATCTGGGGCTGGTCTATGCTCAGGGTGGCGGCGCGCTGTTGCGACCCGATTTCAGCAACTGGAAATACGACCGGCATGAATTCAACCAGCGCCAGCGCTACGCCTATGCCGCGGGCCGTTTTCGACTCAGCGACCCCTTGCAGCTGATTGCGGGCCTGCGTGTGACTCAGTATCGCCAGCAGGATGTGACGCCGACCTGGTGGAACTACGATATGCGCGAGACGGTGAACACACCTTATGCGGGCCTGGTCTACGAGCTGAACCCCAATGTGTCGCTCTATGGCAGTTACGCCACCATCTTCCAGCCGCAAAGTGCCCAGGACGAGCAGGGCCGGGTGCTGGACCCAGAGCAGGGAAAGACCTATGAGGTGGGCGCCAAGGGCGAGTTCTTCGACAAGCGACTCAACGCCAGCATTGCCCATTTCTGGATGAAGACCATCAATACGGCGCAGGAGACTGGCGGCTTCACGCCCGGCGGGGACATGGCTTACCGGGCGGTGAACAGCGCTACCCGGCATGGCTGGGAGCTGGAGCTGTCTGGCGAGTTGGCCCGGGGCTGGCAGGTGCAAGGCAGTCTTGTGCAGCAAAACAACTCGCTGTCCAGCGCCAGCCTGTACCCGAAGCACCAGCTCAAGCTGGGCAGTAGCTACCGCTTCGACCATGGCGCGCTGCGTGGCTTGACCGTGGGTGCATCGACCCGCTGGCAGAGCAAGACCTCGGTCAGCGACAGTCACAACTCCCTGGGGCAAAAGTCCTATGCCGTGCTGGATTTGATGGCGCGCTACCAGGTGGACAAGCACCTGTCCTTCAGCCTGAACGTGAACAACGCGCTGGACAAACAGTATTTCTCCGGTGTCAGCAGCCTGGGCGGCCTGTACTACACCTGGGGCGCACCGCGCAGCGTGAGTCTGGGCGCACGTTACGACTTCTGA
- a CDS encoding FecR domain-containing protein has product MSATDGVSRAMVSSVRPYGPIDSRILDEAADWLVRLHDQELSAAERADFERWHACSEAHRQAWARAELLMNQFGELSARWAMPVLDRPVRHAAASRRKVVAKLALLLAVAPAGWLGWRVVDTQGWSADMRTATGEQRRLTMADGSRLLLDTNTAVDIAFDSKQRLIHLRYGAISIETAPDPSGLQRSFAVQTSRGRLRALGTRFTVRSTEAAVHLAVTEGAVEVTLSGELAPHAVVQAGQQTELSKQGLAPLTPLSPPQQAWVHGMLMADALSLTDVCAELSRYRSGILQCAPEVAGLRVSGAYPLTDIDRALAMLEATYPIQVRQRWRGHWVTLLPR; this is encoded by the coding sequence ATGTCTGCAACTGATGGAGTGAGCCGGGCCATGGTGTCGAGTGTCAGACCGTACGGTCCCATTGATAGCCGTATTCTGGACGAAGCCGCCGACTGGCTGGTACGTTTGCATGACCAGGAGCTAAGCGCGGCCGAGCGCGCAGATTTCGAGCGCTGGCATGCCTGCAGTGAGGCCCATCGCCAGGCCTGGGCCCGTGCAGAGTTGCTGATGAACCAATTTGGGGAGTTGTCCGCTCGCTGGGCCATGCCCGTGCTGGACCGCCCGGTGCGCCATGCCGCGGCTTCCCGCCGCAAGGTGGTGGCCAAGCTGGCCCTGCTGCTGGCTGTGGCCCCGGCAGGCTGGCTGGGCTGGCGTGTGGTGGATACGCAAGGCTGGAGCGCCGATATGCGCACGGCCACCGGCGAGCAGCGCCGCCTGACCATGGCCGATGGCAGTCGGCTGCTGCTGGACACCAACACCGCCGTAGACATTGCTTTTGATAGCAAGCAACGCTTGATTCATCTGCGTTACGGGGCTATTTCGATTGAAACCGCACCCGATCCCAGCGGTCTGCAGCGGTCTTTTGCGGTGCAGACGAGTCGGGGGCGGCTGCGGGCGCTGGGGACGCGCTTTACGGTGCGCAGCACCGAGGCTGCGGTGCATCTGGCCGTGACCGAGGGCGCGGTGGAAGTAACGCTGTCCGGCGAGTTGGCCCCTCATGCCGTGGTGCAAGCCGGTCAGCAGACTGAGCTGAGCAAGCAGGGCCTGGCGCCACTGACACCGCTTTCGCCGCCGCAACAGGCTTGGGTGCATGGCATGTTGATGGCTGATGCCCTGTCGCTGACCGATGTCTGTGCGGAGTTGTCGCGGTACCGCAGCGGCATCTTGCAGTGTGCGCCCGAGGTGGCGGGGCTGCGGGTTTCGGGTGCCTATCCGCTCACCGATATCGATCGCGCCCTGGCCATGCTGGAAGCGACCTATCCCATCCAGGTGCGCCAGCGCTGGCGGGGACACTGGGTCACGCTGCTGCCCCGTTAG
- a CDS encoding sigma-70 family RNA polymerase sigma factor, translating into MPYRSQSSSRDLASLYINHHSWLQSWLHRRLANASDAADLAQDTFVRILGARDVQAIETPRAYLTTVAKGVLINWYRRQALEQAYLQALALLPEPEAPSPEQRALVLETLQQIDAMLDTLPPLVRRTFLLSQLDGLKYEEIALQLQLSLSSVKRYMAQAFRQCLQLME; encoded by the coding sequence ATGCCTTACCGCTCCCAGTCCTCTTCGAGGGACCTTGCCAGCCTCTATATCAACCATCACAGCTGGTTGCAGAGCTGGCTGCATCGAAGGCTGGCCAATGCCAGCGATGCCGCGGATCTGGCCCAGGATACCTTCGTGCGTATTCTGGGGGCGAGGGATGTGCAGGCGATAGAAACACCGCGTGCCTATCTCACGACCGTGGCCAAGGGCGTGCTGATCAACTGGTACCGGCGTCAGGCACTGGAGCAGGCTTATCTGCAAGCGCTGGCCCTGCTGCCTGAACCCGAGGCGCCATCGCCTGAGCAGCGGGCTCTGGTGCTGGAGACGCTGCAACAGATCGACGCCATGCTCGACACACTGCCACCGCTGGTACGCCGCACTTTCCTGCTCTCGCAGTTAGATGGTCTGAAGTACGAAGAGATTGCCCTGCAGCTGCAACTGTCGCTGAGCAGCGTCAAGCGCTATATGGCGCAGGCATTTCGCCAATGTCTGCAACTGATGGAGTGA
- a CDS encoding nucleoside recognition domain-containing protein yields the protein MLNALWLGFFLVAAVAAFAQWLIGGQAEVFATMVQALFAMARLSVEVMVLLFGTLTLWLGFLRIAEKAGIVEWLARMLGPLFAKLMPEVPRGHPALGLITLNFAANGLGLDNAATPMGLKAMRALQELNPRPDTATNAQILFLVLNASSLTLLPVTIFMYRLQQGAPDPTLVFLPILLATSASTLVGLLSVAVVQRLPIFSPVVLAYLLPVALALATFMAFLTTLSAAALAHLSSLMGNLTLFALVVLFVALGAYKKVAVYDSFIEGAKEGFDVAKGLLPYLVAMLCAVGVFRASGALEYVLSAIRWVVDTVGLDARFVDALPTALVKPFSGSAARAMLIETMQSHGVDSFAALTAATVQGSTETTFYVLAVYFGAVGIQRARHAVACALVAELAGVVAAIAVCYHFFG from the coding sequence ATGCTCAACGCCTTGTGGCTGGGTTTCTTTCTGGTGGCAGCCGTGGCCGCATTCGCGCAATGGCTGATAGGCGGCCAGGCCGAGGTGTTTGCCACCATGGTGCAGGCCTTGTTTGCCATGGCCAGGCTCTCGGTAGAAGTCATGGTGCTGCTGTTCGGCACGCTCACGCTGTGGCTGGGCTTTCTGCGCATTGCCGAAAAAGCCGGCATCGTGGAGTGGCTGGCGCGCATGCTGGGCCCGCTGTTTGCCAAGCTCATGCCCGAGGTACCGCGCGGCCACCCGGCCCTGGGTTTGATCACGCTAAACTTCGCTGCCAACGGCCTGGGCCTGGACAACGCGGCCACGCCCATGGGCCTCAAAGCCATGCGCGCACTGCAGGAACTCAACCCGCGCCCGGACACCGCCACCAATGCGCAAATCCTGTTCCTGGTGCTCAATGCCTCCTCGCTCACGCTGCTGCCGGTCACCATCTTCATGTACCGGCTGCAGCAGGGCGCGCCAGACCCCACACTGGTCTTTCTGCCGATTCTGCTGGCCACCTCGGCTTCCACGCTGGTCGGTCTGCTGAGCGTGGCCGTGGTGCAGCGGCTGCCGATTTTCAGCCCCGTGGTGCTGGCCTATCTGCTGCCCGTGGCGCTGGCCCTGGCGACCTTCATGGCTTTTCTCACCACGCTGAGCGCCGCAGCGCTGGCGCATCTGTCCTCGCTGATGGGCAATCTCACGCTGTTTGCGCTGGTCGTACTGTTCGTGGCCCTGGGCGCGTACAAAAAGGTGGCCGTGTACGACAGCTTCATCGAAGGGGCCAAGGAAGGCTTTGACGTGGCCAAGGGGCTGCTACCCTATCTGGTGGCCATGCTCTGCGCCGTGGGCGTATTCCGCGCCTCGGGGGCGCTGGAATATGTGCTCTCGGCCATACGCTGGGTGGTCGATACCGTGGGCCTGGATGCGCGCTTTGTCGATGCCCTGCCCACGGCACTGGTCAAGCCCTTCTCGGGCAGCGCCGCGCGCGCCATGCTGATCGAGACCATGCAAAGCCATGGCGTGGACAGCTTTGCCGCGCTCACCGCCGCCACTGTGCAAGGCAGCACCGAGACTACTTTCTACGTGCTGGCCGTGTACTTTGGCGCCGTGGGCATACAGCGGGCTCGCCATGCCGTGGCCTGCGCCCTGGTGGCCGAGCTGGCCGGCGTGGTGGCCGCGATTGCCGTGTGCTACCACTTCTTTGGCTGA
- a CDS encoding HD domain-containing protein produces MTNSEPLFERSWQRAWQGLGVTPPAGLLPALLAAYAEPQRHYHTQQHLAECLAHFEAVQTQALYPAEVEIALWFHDAVYDVKSKDNELRSTQWAVQALGEAGLAEAICGRVHELVMATRHEVLPEHDDARLLVDIDLAILGADSERFAQYDAQVRAEYAWVPWPIYGIKRKQVLQGFLQRKAIYATPYFHARLEQQAHANLCQAVAS; encoded by the coding sequence ATGACAAATTCAGAACCGCTGTTCGAGCGTTCCTGGCAGCGCGCCTGGCAAGGGCTGGGGGTCACACCGCCCGCGGGCCTGCTGCCAGCACTGCTGGCCGCTTACGCCGAGCCCCAGCGCCACTATCACACACAGCAGCATCTGGCCGAATGCCTGGCGCACTTCGAAGCCGTGCAGACACAGGCGCTGTACCCGGCCGAAGTGGAGATTGCGCTGTGGTTCCACGACGCCGTCTACGACGTCAAAAGCAAGGACAACGAGCTGCGCAGCACCCAATGGGCCGTCCAGGCCCTGGGCGAGGCCGGCCTTGCCGAAGCCATCTGCGGGCGCGTGCATGAACTCGTCATGGCCACGCGCCACGAAGTCCTGCCCGAGCATGACGATGCGAGGCTGCTGGTGGACATAGATCTTGCGATTCTGGGCGCGGACTCCGAGCGCTTTGCCCAATACGACGCCCAGGTGCGTGCCGAATATGCGTGGGTGCCGTGGCCGATCTATGGCATCAAGCGCAAGCAGGTGCTGCAGGGCTTTCTGCAGCGCAAGGCCATCTACGCAACGCCGTATTTCCACGCCCGGCTCGAGCAGCAGGCCCACGCCAATCTGTGCCAGGCCGTTGCGTCGTAA
- a CDS encoding efflux RND transporter periplasmic adaptor subunit → MFFHRWLLAGALALPACVPIFAMAAEAVTLTPEQAQTLGVRFQSMQSSAELEITAHARVVLRPDAQAVVAAPYAGAVPRVLVALGQTVRAGQAVAVFTSSQLYEARRALAEAESQSRLARQSLARDRSLYDDGIIAASRWQATQARATEAAAMTQARRAELASSGVTLAGNEAQLLTPRAGIVTEVLAQPGARVEASAPLVRVADPKALELDLLLGREVPLPAIGDRVQVGFRGAAGQVAGMAPVGDGSAGMRVRVALSKSGDLRLGESVTATLALKNAAQTGERLRIPAAALAHWQGQTGVFLATDKGVRFAPLTLEASDEATAVVRGALPPKARIAVTGIAALKGLLSGGE, encoded by the coding sequence ATGTTCTTCCACCGATGGCTGCTGGCGGGCGCACTCGCGCTGCCGGCTTGCGTCCCCATTTTTGCCATGGCCGCCGAGGCCGTGACCCTCACCCCCGAGCAGGCGCAGACGCTGGGCGTGCGCTTCCAGTCCATGCAGAGCTCTGCCGAGCTCGAAATAACGGCCCATGCGCGCGTGGTGCTGCGGCCCGATGCCCAGGCTGTGGTCGCCGCGCCCTATGCGGGTGCCGTGCCGCGCGTGCTGGTGGCCCTGGGCCAGACGGTGCGCGCCGGCCAGGCCGTGGCCGTATTCACCAGCTCCCAGCTGTATGAAGCGCGGCGTGCGCTGGCCGAGGCCGAGTCGCAGTCACGCCTGGCCCGGCAATCGCTGGCGCGCGACCGATCGCTGTACGACGACGGCATCATCGCAGCCAGCCGCTGGCAGGCCACCCAGGCCCGTGCCACGGAAGCCGCAGCCATGACCCAGGCCAGACGCGCCGAGCTGGCGAGCAGCGGCGTGACGCTGGCGGGCAACGAGGCCCAGCTGCTGACGCCTCGCGCCGGCATCGTGACCGAGGTCTTGGCCCAGCCGGGCGCGCGCGTCGAGGCTTCGGCGCCGCTGGTGCGCGTGGCCGACCCGAAGGCATTGGAGCTGGACCTGCTGCTGGGCCGTGAAGTGCCGCTGCCCGCCATCGGCGACCGCGTGCAGGTGGGCTTTCGCGGCGCTGCGGGCCAGGTCGCGGGCATGGCGCCCGTGGGCGATGGCTCGGCCGGCATGCGCGTGCGCGTGGCCTTGAGCAAGAGCGGCGATCTGCGCCTGGGCGAAAGCGTCACGGCCACGCTGGCCCTGAAGAATGCGGCCCAGACCGGAGAACGGCTACGCATTCCGGCCGCAGCACTTGCGCACTGGCAGGGCCAGACCGGTGTGTTCCTGGCCACCGACAAAGGCGTGCGCTTTGCTCCGCTGACGCTGGAAGCCAGCGACGAAGCCACGGCCGTGGTGCGCGGGGCGCTGCCGCCCAAGGCGCGCATTGCGGTCACCGGCATCGCCGCGCTCAAGGGCTTGCTGTCCGGAGGTGAGTGA